A section of the Deltaproteobacteria bacterium genome encodes:
- a CDS encoding NAD(P)H-dependent oxidoreductase yields the protein MKHIIVGTDRPGSNSRKVAELIQDIYRKNHGEEVELLDLQDIVKGMQSGAQYGNVTHPILLEAASKVEKSDGLIVVAPEYNGSMPGVLKYFIDHLKYPDAFEARPVCFVGLGGMFGGLRPVEHLQQVFGYRNSFIFPERIFLINVFQHYKKTDLNPEGRLKDPIVMGLLEKQAAGFRIFVDALKTCGLHTLTKPR from the coding sequence ATGAAACACATTATTGTTGGTACCGATCGCCCAGGGTCAAACTCGCGCAAAGTCGCCGAGCTTATTCAAGATATTTACCGTAAAAACCATGGCGAAGAAGTCGAACTTTTGGACCTTCAAGACATCGTAAAGGGCATGCAGTCCGGCGCGCAATATGGCAATGTCACGCACCCCATCCTACTTGAAGCGGCAAGCAAGGTCGAAAAGTCAGACGGCTTGATCGTCGTCGCGCCCGAGTACAACGGTTCGATGCCAGGTGTGCTGAAGTACTTTATCGACCATTTGAAGTACCCAGACGCTTTCGAAGCTCGGCCTGTTTGCTTCGTGGGCCTTGGAGGAATGTTTGGTGGCCTGCGTCCCGTCGAGCATTTGCAGCAGGTTTTTGGCTATCGCAATTCGTTTATATTCCCCGAGCGAATATTCCTGATAAATGTTTTCCAGCATTACAAAAAAACTGATTTAAACCCGGAAGGTCGCCTCAAAGACCCAATTGTAATGGGGCTTTTAGAAAAACAAGCCGCGGGTTTTAGAATCTTCGTCGACGCCTTGAAAACGTGTGGCCTTCACACTTTAACAAAACCACGCTAA